The Streptomyces tendae genome has a window encoding:
- a CDS encoding Z1 domain-containing protein: MTTTSSAVLLDIHTSALAGMGSLPRTFASWARLAAEVYPDADLSEELFRSSLLNGDEALIALWNRHLTAWDFAESPPWGGTTPARTDERRAVIYEHLGFGSDVCKALDQAMPVAKVPGATVITREFTPWYTAERAAARNFYWTAYERKLREKGWSEAAIASLDQASKAVVERLTDPEQPTARQAKGLVVGYVQSGKTANFTGVAAKAIDAGYRLVIVLGGTLNLLRAQTQRRLDMELIGQENILRGADVTDVDSLVGVDYVGDDEGWPEFVCHGGRPSTLGAFDIERLTTRDNDYKSLAQGIRALEFEKRVPTQPLHDPANLHHAAARILVVKKNKSVLTKLVKDLKQIHGILGELPALIIDDESDQASVNTSDPKKWERGSTERTAINGLISKLLGLLPRAQYVGYTATPFANVFIDPGDDMDIFPSDFLISLPRPAGYMGVQDFHDLNSPVPTDQRTYANSQEKAHVRGIYASTGDRLQEAMDAFVLSGALKLYRADHGMPDAAFRHHTMLAHQSVRQDDHADLALLINTMWHQAGYSSTAGHERLAALWETDFGLVSAAQAGDLPSPSSYEELRPYVHAARQRIGSGGQPVIVVNGDTDRYFAQLDLDFDRTPNVWKILVGGTKLSRGFTVEGLTVTYYRRTTQQADTLMQMGRWFGFRPGYRDLVRLYIGREESFGRDKSVDLYEAYEAVCRDEETFREQLAQYAELVDGKPQVTPVQIPPLVAQHLPWLKPSARNKMFNAELVEIRSPGRPIEPASYPLSGSVMKRNTGHWRPLLHALAPEPVPFNNPPDSSSPLSRTFTALTGTVAHGDLLSVLLKLEWERPRYFDPHLSYLQQLDGTLARVDDWLLISPRLASGNRVDASVLGSAPLSLVRRSIQAGKSSFGRIASVEHRTAAQRLIDGAAAGGSTLIGPRTGVALLYPVVEGSSQDSVQAAVHNGVADPSRIVMAFTLIPPRSATSGDRRLVRFRAKNSRHEGEATVPSESSS, encoded by the coding sequence GGGACGAGGCGCTGATCGCTCTGTGGAACCGGCACCTGACGGCCTGGGACTTTGCCGAGAGCCCGCCCTGGGGCGGAACTACTCCCGCCCGGACGGATGAGCGGCGTGCCGTGATCTACGAGCACCTGGGGTTCGGCAGTGATGTTTGCAAAGCCCTGGATCAGGCCATGCCCGTGGCGAAAGTGCCCGGAGCAACGGTGATCACCCGGGAGTTCACTCCCTGGTACACCGCTGAACGTGCGGCTGCCAGGAACTTCTACTGGACGGCATACGAGCGGAAGCTCCGAGAGAAAGGCTGGTCCGAAGCTGCCATCGCGAGCTTGGACCAGGCGAGCAAGGCAGTAGTGGAGCGGCTCACCGACCCGGAGCAGCCGACGGCCCGCCAGGCGAAGGGTCTAGTCGTCGGCTACGTCCAGTCCGGCAAGACGGCCAACTTCACCGGGGTGGCCGCCAAGGCGATCGACGCCGGGTACCGGCTCGTCATCGTGCTGGGCGGCACTCTCAACCTCCTGCGTGCCCAGACGCAGCGGCGCCTGGACATGGAGCTGATCGGCCAGGAAAACATCCTGCGCGGTGCCGACGTCACGGACGTCGACTCCCTTGTGGGTGTGGACTACGTAGGCGATGACGAGGGGTGGCCCGAGTTCGTCTGCCATGGTGGCCGGCCCTCCACGCTCGGCGCCTTCGACATCGAGCGACTGACAACTCGTGACAACGACTACAAGAGCCTGGCTCAAGGCATCCGTGCGCTTGAGTTCGAGAAGCGTGTCCCGACCCAGCCACTGCATGATCCGGCAAACCTGCACCATGCCGCCGCGCGGATCCTTGTGGTGAAGAAGAACAAGAGCGTCCTGACCAAACTGGTCAAGGACCTCAAGCAGATTCACGGAATCCTGGGTGAACTGCCCGCTCTCATCATTGATGACGAGTCTGACCAGGCATCCGTCAACACTTCCGACCCCAAGAAGTGGGAGCGCGGGAGCACCGAGCGCACCGCAATCAACGGCCTGATCTCCAAGCTCCTCGGGCTGCTCCCGCGGGCCCAGTACGTCGGTTACACCGCGACACCGTTCGCCAACGTCTTCATCGACCCCGGTGACGACATGGACATCTTCCCCAGCGACTTCCTGATCTCGCTGCCCCGGCCGGCCGGGTACATGGGCGTTCAGGACTTCCACGACCTGAACTCGCCCGTGCCCACGGACCAGCGCACATACGCCAACTCGCAGGAGAAAGCCCACGTGCGCGGGATCTACGCGTCGACGGGAGACAGACTCCAGGAGGCCATGGACGCCTTCGTCCTGTCCGGCGCCCTCAAGCTCTATCGCGCTGACCACGGAATGCCTGACGCCGCCTTCCGGCACCACACTATGCTCGCCCACCAGTCAGTGCGGCAGGACGACCACGCTGACCTGGCACTGCTTATCAACACCATGTGGCATCAAGCGGGTTACAGCTCCACTGCAGGACATGAACGTCTCGCGGCGCTCTGGGAGACCGACTTCGGGCTCGTCAGTGCGGCTCAGGCAGGCGATCTGCCCTCGCCGTCCTCCTACGAGGAGCTGCGGCCGTACGTGCATGCCGCACGGCAACGCATCGGCAGCGGAGGGCAGCCGGTCATCGTCGTGAACGGGGACACCGACCGGTACTTCGCCCAGCTTGACCTGGACTTTGACCGGACACCGAACGTCTGGAAAATCCTCGTGGGCGGTACGAAGCTCTCCCGCGGCTTCACGGTCGAGGGCCTGACCGTCACCTACTACCGCCGCACCACCCAGCAGGCCGACACCCTGATGCAGATGGGCCGCTGGTTCGGCTTCCGTCCCGGATACCGGGATCTCGTCCGGTTGTACATCGGCCGGGAGGAGTCGTTCGGCCGCGACAAGTCCGTCGACCTCTATGAGGCGTACGAGGCTGTCTGCCGTGACGAGGAGACTTTCCGAGAGCAGCTTGCCCAGTACGCCGAGCTGGTCGACGGCAAGCCCCAAGTCACCCCTGTCCAAATTCCGCCGCTCGTGGCGCAGCACCTGCCGTGGCTCAAGCCCTCGGCTCGCAACAAGATGTTCAACGCCGAGTTGGTGGAGATCCGCTCCCCGGGTCGCCCCATCGAGCCTGCTTCGTACCCGCTGTCCGGCTCAGTGATGAAGCGCAACACCGGACACTGGCGGCCGCTGCTTCACGCGCTGGCTCCAGAGCCTGTGCCGTTCAACAACCCCCCGGACAGCTCAAGCCCTCTCTCGCGGACGTTCACGGCGCTCACCGGCACCGTTGCTCACGGCGACCTGCTGAGTGTGCTGCTCAAGCTCGAGTGGGAACGGCCGCGGTACTTCGACCCGCACCTGAGCTACCTGCAGCAGCTTGACGGCACCCTCGCACGGGTGGATGACTGGCTGCTCATCTCGCCTCGGCTGGCCTCGGGCAACCGCGTCGATGCGAGCGTTCTCGGCTCTGCCCCGTTGTCTCTCGTCCGACGGAGCATCCAGGCCGGCAAGAGCAGCTTCGGCCGCATCGCCAGCGTGGAGCACCGCACGGCAGCGCAACGGCTCATCGATGGCGCCGCTGCTGGTGGAAGCACCCTCATCGGTCCCAGGACGGGGGTGGCGTTGCTCTACCCGGTCGTGGAGGGCAGCAGTCAGGACAGCGTTCAGGCCGCGGTCCACAACGGCGTCGCGGATCCGTCGAGGATTGTGATGGCTTTCACCCTCATCCCGCCGCGGTCGGCGACCAGCGGAGACAGGCGCCTGGTGCGCTTCCGAGCCAAGAACTCGCGCCATGAAGGTGAGGCCACGGTTCCCTCGGAGTCCTCCTCGTAG
- a CDS encoding NaeI family type II restriction endonuclease encodes MLPFDEDVTVQAASRIAMQDALEQDLDVQKVADHILSLDPEGKRFGAVLRDTIDQLLNGEVTGRFAWNQLFKTEKTHAGTLVEINLQREFEFDDGRDVGSVDDKHPMDYRILGIDVDCKFSQTFGGWMIPPEAMGYLCLLVWADDSKSKWSAGILRVRREWLNSGSNRDKKLTLKAEHRDDAVHWIWRDAELPENVLLHLPESTRSAILSEKSGQKRVIELFRRVQNRRIGRGTVRTAAQQLDYMARLREGKGRARTVLRRDGIVIAGPYSKHREIARKIGAVVPQRGEFVSFRVAEAMPHHGDRPCVELEGREWVLAYPDDPVITAPRLPRVVGEEEA; translated from the coding sequence TTGCTGCCCTTCGACGAAGACGTCACTGTGCAGGCCGCCTCCCGCATCGCGATGCAGGATGCGCTGGAGCAAGACCTCGACGTACAAAAGGTGGCTGATCACATCCTCTCCCTCGATCCAGAAGGGAAGAGATTCGGCGCAGTTCTCCGCGACACCATCGACCAGCTGCTGAACGGCGAGGTGACCGGAAGATTCGCATGGAATCAGCTATTCAAAACGGAGAAGACTCACGCGGGCACGCTCGTTGAGATCAACTTGCAACGCGAGTTCGAGTTCGACGACGGTCGTGACGTGGGCAGCGTTGACGACAAGCACCCCATGGACTACCGCATCCTCGGCATCGATGTCGACTGCAAGTTTTCTCAGACCTTCGGCGGGTGGATGATCCCTCCGGAAGCCATGGGTTACCTCTGCCTCTTGGTGTGGGCGGATGACAGCAAGAGCAAGTGGAGCGCTGGCATACTCCGGGTGCGAAGAGAATGGCTCAACAGCGGCAGCAACCGAGACAAGAAGCTGACGCTTAAGGCGGAGCACCGGGACGATGCGGTGCACTGGATCTGGCGGGACGCGGAGCTCCCTGAGAACGTTCTGCTGCATCTGCCGGAATCCACACGCTCCGCCATTCTCAGTGAGAAGTCCGGCCAGAAACGCGTCATCGAGCTGTTCCGCAGAGTTCAGAACCGCCGCATCGGACGAGGGACGGTCCGGACGGCTGCGCAGCAGCTCGACTACATGGCTCGGCTGCGTGAGGGTAAGGGCCGAGCACGAACAGTTCTCCGCCGGGATGGCATCGTCATAGCCGGCCCGTACAGCAAGCATCGCGAGATCGCCAGGAAGATCGGAGCCGTGGTTCCCCAGCGAGGTGAGTTCGTCAGCTTCCGGGTGGCCGAGGCCATGCCGCATCATGGCGACCGTCCATGTGTTGAGCTGGAGGGACGCGAATGGGTCCTCGCGTATCCAGACGACCCCGTGATCACAGCCCCTCGTCTACCCAGGGTCGTCGGTGAAGAAGAAGCCTGA
- a CDS encoding very short patch repair endonuclease, translated as MPPAGSWASSAARRRNMQAIRSRDTTPEKLIRRLVHAQGLRYRVAARPLPDLRRTADMVFRPAKVAIFIDGCYWHGCPEHYVPPKTNEGYWSDKVARNVARDRDTDQRLTEAGWTVLRFWEHEAPEECAARIAAEVEKHRNRGSTQAKLKQA; from the coding sequence GTGCCGCCCGCCGGCTCTTGGGCCTCCTCGGCGGCCCGTCGGCGCAACATGCAGGCCATCCGCAGCCGCGACACCACGCCCGAGAAGCTGATCAGGCGGCTGGTCCACGCCCAGGGCCTCCGCTACCGAGTGGCAGCGCGGCCGCTGCCCGACCTTCGCCGGACGGCTGACATGGTTTTCCGTCCGGCGAAGGTGGCCATCTTCATCGACGGTTGCTACTGGCATGGATGCCCTGAGCACTACGTCCCCCCGAAGACCAACGAGGGTTACTGGTCAGACAAGGTCGCCCGGAATGTAGCCCGTGACCGGGACACCGACCAGCGCCTGACAGAGGCGGGCTGGACGGTGCTCCGGTTCTGGGAGCACGAGGCACCGGAGGAGTGCGCCGCACGCATCGCTGCAGAGGTGGAGAAGCACCGCAATCGGGGCAGCACGCAGGCGAAGCTCAAGCAGGCTTAG